In Nocardia asteroides, the following proteins share a genomic window:
- a CDS encoding ABC transporter substrate-binding protein, with amino-acid sequence MLNSAGNARRNRAKQVAAVGVAAVVAAALAGCGSGRTDEAGSGAGLVVGTTDKIFSLDPAAAYDNGSLLVENQIYSYLLNFAPGDTTPKPDAAEKCEFTAPTVYTCKIKSGLQFASGNPLTAKSVKFSFDRMLKINDPHGPASLLGNLDKTDVVDDLTVAFTLKVANDQTFPTILPTQAGPIVDERVFPADKVATDDEVVAGKGYSGPYTITSYDKNKLVEYQANPAYQGILGTPRNTSVSTKYYATSDNLKLDLQNGAIDVGYRSFTPTDIDSLRADSKVEVTDGPGGELRYIVFNMNTMPGGTPEQKLAVRKALASSVDREALAASVYKNTYQPAYGYVPQGMTGAAEPLKELYGAKPDKTRAAKFLADAGVATPVTLNLQYNPDHYGSSSSEEYAAVKSQLEASGLFKVNLQSTEWVTYQRERAADGYPLYQFGWFPDFPDADNYLSPFFGPNNFLQSHFENPGINAQLTAETTEADPAKRVELLRKIQTDLAQNFLPTLPLLSGKQVAVSKPGVTGVDQTLDGSFKFRFTVLSK; translated from the coding sequence ATGTTGAACAGTGCAGGGAATGCTCGCAGGAATCGCGCGAAACAAGTTGCCGCAGTGGGGGTTGCGGCGGTCGTCGCGGCCGCGCTGGCGGGGTGCGGGTCGGGCCGCACGGACGAGGCGGGTTCCGGGGCGGGGCTGGTCGTCGGCACCACCGACAAGATCTTCTCGCTCGACCCGGCCGCCGCCTACGACAACGGCTCGCTGCTGGTGGAGAACCAGATCTATTCGTATCTGCTGAATTTCGCGCCCGGCGACACCACGCCCAAGCCCGACGCGGCGGAGAAGTGCGAGTTCACCGCACCCACCGTCTACACGTGCAAGATCAAATCCGGACTGCAATTCGCCAGCGGTAATCCGTTGACCGCCAAGAGCGTCAAGTTCTCCTTCGACCGGATGCTGAAGATCAACGATCCGCACGGTCCCGCCTCGCTGCTCGGCAATCTCGACAAGACCGACGTGGTCGACGATCTCACCGTCGCGTTCACGCTGAAGGTCGCCAACGACCAGACCTTCCCGACGATCCTGCCCACCCAGGCCGGGCCGATCGTCGACGAGCGGGTGTTCCCCGCCGACAAGGTCGCCACCGACGACGAGGTGGTCGCGGGCAAGGGCTACTCCGGCCCGTACACGATCACCAGCTACGACAAGAACAAACTCGTGGAGTACCAAGCGAATCCGGCCTACCAGGGCATCCTCGGCACGCCGAGGAACACCTCGGTGTCGACCAAGTACTACGCCACCTCCGACAACCTCAAGCTGGACCTGCAGAACGGCGCCATCGACGTCGGCTACCGCTCGTTCACGCCCACCGACATCGACTCGCTGCGCGCCGATTCCAAGGTGGAGGTCACCGACGGACCCGGCGGCGAGCTGCGCTACATCGTGTTCAACATGAACACCATGCCGGGCGGGACCCCCGAGCAGAAGCTGGCCGTGCGCAAGGCGCTCGCGTCGTCGGTGGACCGCGAAGCCCTCGCCGCCTCGGTGTACAAGAACACCTACCAGCCCGCGTACGGCTATGTGCCCCAGGGCATGACGGGCGCGGCCGAGCCGTTGAAGGAGCTCTACGGCGCCAAGCCGGACAAGACTCGCGCGGCGAAGTTCCTGGCCGACGCCGGTGTCGCCACCCCGGTGACGCTGAACCTGCAATACAACCCGGACCACTACGGGTCGAGCTCGTCGGAGGAGTACGCCGCGGTCAAGTCCCAGCTCGAGGCGTCGGGCCTGTTCAAGGTGAACCTGCAGTCCACCGAATGGGTCACCTACCAGAGGGAACGCGCCGCCGACGGCTACCCGCTCTACCAGTTCGGCTGGTTCCCGGACTTCCCGGACGCCGACAACTACCTCTCGCCGTTCTTCGGGCCGAACAACTTCCTGCAGTCGCACTTCGAGAACCCGGGCATCAACGCCCAGCTGACCGCCGAGACCACCGAGGCCGACCCGGCCAAGCGGGTCGAGCTGCTGCGCAAGATCCAGACCGACCTGGCGCAGAACTTCCTGCCCACGCTCCCGCTGCTGTCGGGTAAGCAGGTCGCGGTGTCGAAGCCGGGCGTCACCGGTGTCGACCAGACCCTCGACGGCTCCTTCAAGTTCCGGTTCACGGTACTGAGCAAGTGA
- a CDS encoding ABC transporter permease, translating to MRGGDSRQVALLRYLLIRLLLILPTAWLLVTVVFFLMRVIGDPISAAMGGRLTQDQIEQRKEAAGLNRPILTQYWEYLTGFLHGDFGRTQDNQAIADVVITYGAATFELVFWGLLVAFAIGIPLGRYAATHRDSTSDAVLRFSAVLAYAAPVFFVGMLLKLIFSVWLGWFPVGGRASTDVELALQHVSPKTNILIVDSILYGEPAYVLDVLEHAVLPAVALGLLTGGIFLRLIRVNLIQILRSDYVEAARARGLSARVVTGRHAVRNALIPIITVMGMCIAMMLGGAVLTETTFEWKGLGYQLAEYLRARDFIAVQGIVAFIAVVVAVMSFVVDAVVALIDPRVRF from the coding sequence ATGCGCGGCGGGGACTCCCGCCAGGTGGCGTTGCTGCGGTATCTGCTGATCCGGCTGCTGCTGATCCTGCCGACCGCGTGGCTGCTGGTGACGGTGGTGTTCTTCCTGATGCGGGTGATCGGCGACCCGATCAGCGCGGCGATGGGCGGCAGGCTCACCCAGGACCAGATCGAGCAGCGCAAGGAGGCCGCCGGGCTGAATCGGCCCATCCTGACCCAGTATTGGGAGTACCTGACCGGTTTCCTGCACGGCGACTTCGGCCGCACCCAGGACAATCAGGCCATCGCCGACGTGGTGATCACCTACGGCGCCGCCACTTTCGAGCTGGTGTTCTGGGGCCTGCTGGTGGCCTTCGCCATCGGGATCCCGCTGGGCAGATACGCCGCGACACATCGGGATTCGACCTCGGACGCGGTGCTTCGCTTCTCGGCGGTGCTGGCCTATGCGGCGCCGGTGTTCTTCGTCGGCATGCTGCTCAAGCTGATCTTCTCGGTGTGGCTCGGCTGGTTTCCGGTGGGCGGACGGGCCAGTACCGACGTGGAACTGGCGCTGCAACACGTCTCGCCGAAGACCAACATCCTGATCGTCGACTCGATCCTCTACGGCGAACCCGCCTATGTGCTCGACGTGCTCGAGCACGCGGTGCTGCCCGCGGTCGCGCTCGGGCTGCTCACCGGCGGCATCTTCCTGCGGCTGATCCGGGTGAATCTCATACAGATCCTGCGCAGCGACTACGTGGAGGCGGCCAGGGCGCGCGGGTTGTCCGCGCGGGTGGTCACCGGCAGGCACGCGGTGCGCAACGCGCTGATCCCGATCATCACGGTGATGGGCATGTGCATCGCGATGATGCTCGGCGGCGCGGTACTCACCGAGACCACCTTCGAGTGGAAGGGCCTGGGCTATCAGCTGGCCGAGTACCTGCGCGCCAGAGACTTCATCGCGGTGCAGGGCATCGTCGCGTTCATCGCGGTGGTGGTGGCGGTGATGAGCTTCGTCGTCGACGCGGTGGTGGCGCTGATCGACCCGAGGGTGAGGTTCTGA